In Raphanus sativus cultivar WK10039 chromosome 5, ASM80110v3, whole genome shotgun sequence, the following proteins share a genomic window:
- the LOC108862509 gene encoding 14.7 kDa heat shock protein-like — protein MGGAFSLLEKKLPRFAFPDSDWPENFPPIPNNRFQKSGNLAVYEVKETNAGCIMKVDVPGCSEAGLSWWVKDNNILFFADESPLGPFEGRRYGGTLVFDSDSYMVKRAHVWYEPGVMYINVPKIPGKESHEYHFEVSEQMLLLENSTSAAAKEFHGIE, from the exons ATGGGTGGGGCATTCAGCCTTCTCGAAAAGAAACTCCCTCGGTTCGCATTTCCCGACAGCGACTGGCCCGAGAACTTCCCACCGATTC CAAACAATCGTTTCCAAAAAAGTGGTAACCTTGCTGTTTACGAAGTGAAGGAGACGAACGCAGGGTGCATCATGAAAGTTGACGTTCCAGGATGCTCCGAAGCAGGTCTCAGCTGGTGGGTGAAGGACAACAACATCCTGTTCTTTGCGGACGAATCCCCCCTGGGGCCATTCGAGGGAAGAAGATACGGTGGCACCCTCGTTTTCGATTCAGACTCTTACATGGTGAAGCGTGCGCATGTCTGGTACGAACCAGGCGTTATGTATATCAACGTTCCGAAGATCCCAGGTAAAGAGTCCCACGAGTATCACTTCGAGGTCTCCGAGCAGATGCTGCTTCTCGAAAACAGCACTTCTGCTGCTGCAAAGGAGTTTCACGGGATCGAGTAA
- the LOC108858972 gene encoding uncharacterized protein LOC108858972 has translation MMEIMSKRDVMVSRGIWYMMTLVSLLALAISINLLWPFGDNCESSKSRFFRDCAVSAITFYAVMLLRYFVFADLLSQPFREFIASVDRELPASIKRIPQFLISLLAFYVVICSPLKYKEYMQEYVVSVSLFTVSLVTGGIGLIQLSDKLRMETRHTLITLFFVWLFCLSGIYLCSSYDQKALGIGMLCELAATFLILLFLDD, from the coding sequence ATGATGGAGATAATGAGTAAAAGAGATGTGATGGTAAGCAGAGGAATATGGTACATGATGACTCTAGTCTCGCTCTTGGCCCTAGCCATATCAATCAATCTACTCTGGCCATTTGGAGACAATTGCGAATCATCAAAGTCTCGGTTCTTTAGAGACTGTGCCGTGAGTGCCATAACATTCTACGCAGTGATGCTACTCAGGTATTTCGTCTTCGCAGATCTTCTATCTCAGCCCTTCAGGGAGTTCATTGCAAGTGTAGACAGGGAGCTCCCTGCATCTATAAAGAGGATTCCTCAGTTTTTGATCTCGTTGTTGGCCTTTTATGTGGTAATCTGTTCGCCTTTAAAGTATAAAGAGTACATGCAAGAGTATGTTGTGTCTGTGTCGTTATTCACCGTCTCGTTGGTCACGGGAGGGATAGGACTCATACAGTTATCCGATAAGCTTAGGATGGAGACTAGACATACTTTGATCACACTCTTCTTCGTATGGTTGTTTTGTCTTTCTGGCATTTATTTGTGTTCTTCCTACGACCAAAAAGCATTGGGAATTGGTATGCTTTGTGAGTTGGCCGCAACTTTCCTCATCTTATTGTTTTTGGATGACTAA